A genomic window from Camelus ferus isolate YT-003-E chromosome X, BCGSAC_Cfer_1.0, whole genome shotgun sequence includes:
- the UTP14A gene encoding U3 small nucleolar RNA-associated protein 14 homolog A — translation MSAIRASESSLLASSQQEELEDLPKDYPLSTSEDEGDSDGERKHQKLLEAISSLDGKNRRKLAERSEASLKVSEFNVSSKGSGEKLVLSDLLEPVKTVSSLATVKKQLNRVKSKKTVELPLHREEIERIHRQVAFNKTSQVLSKWDPIVLKNRQAEQLVFPLNKQQSAFAPIEHVLSGWKARTPLEQEIFNLLHKNRQPVTDPLLTPVEKASLKAMSLEEAKMRRAELQRARALQSYYEARARREKKIKSKKYHKVLKKGKAKQALKDFEKLRKVNPAAALEELEKLEKARMMERMSLKHQNSGKWAKSKAIMAKYDLEARQAMQEQLARNKELTQKIQLASESEEEEGGTEEDCDPLVSDVVNEVQVKANRPNPWMFRNHSSDTKEAETQEDPEELAGSMAHEASESEEEEGPVAEEEILLKEFEERRSLRQKSGLNQIAEPVGRPETKDSSSQAILSELRVLSQKLKKENRQSRKQEVSSVKTVLAVQREKPAQEEEEPLLLQRLERAQTLDKLEELSKEGCFQNKELPRAAAEGQCLERNPDNHLGAPKEKKKKEQMIDLQNLLNTKSPSVKSLAVPTTIEELEDEEERAQRQMIKEAFAGDDVIRDFLKEKREAVEASKPKDVDLTLPGWGEWGGVGLKPSAKKRRRFLIKAPEGPPRKDKNLPNVIINEKRNIHAAAHQVQALPYPFTHHQQFERTIQTPIGSTWNTQRAFQKLTTPKIVTKPGHIIKPIKAEDVGYRASSRSDLSVVQRNPKRLSIRHKKQLKKNSID, via the exons ATGAGCGCGATCCGGGCTTCAGAGAG TAGCCTTCTGGCTTCAAGCCAACAGGAAGAACTAGAGGATTTGCCAAAAGACTACCCCTTGAGCACCAGTGAAGATGAG gGGGAcagtgatggagaaagaaagcATCAAAAGCTTCTGGAAGCAATCAGTTCCCTTGATGGAAAGAATAG GCGGAAATTGGCTGAGAGATCAGAGGCTAGTCTGAAGGTGTCAGAGTTCAATGTCAGTTCTAAAG GATCAGGAGAAAAGCTAGTCCTTTCCGATTTGCTTGAGCCTGTGAAAACGGTATCCTCATTGGCCACTGTGAAAAAGCAACTGAATAGAGTCAAATCGAAGAAGACTGTGGAGTTACCCCTTCACAGAGAAGAGATTGAACGG ATCCACAGACAAGTGGCATTCAATAAAACCTCACAAGTCCTCTCCAAATGGGATCCCATCGTTCTGAAGAACCGGCAAGCAGAGCAGCTGGTGTTTCCCCTGAATAAGCAGCAGTCAGCCTTCGCTCCCATTGAGCACGTGCTCAGTGGCTGGAAG GCAAGAACGCCCCTGGAGCAGGAGATTTTTAACCTCCTCCATAAGAACAGGCAGCCAGTGACAGACCCTTTATTGACTCCCGTGGAAAAGGCTTCTCTCAAAGCCATGAGCCTGGAAGAG GCAAAGATGCGCCGAGCAGAGCTTCAGAGGGCCCGGGCCCTACAGTCCTACTATGAGGCCAGGGCTcgaagagagaagaaaatcaaaagcaaaaa GTATCACAAAGTTCTGAAGAAAGGAAAGGCCAAGCAAGCCCTAAAAGACTTCGAGAAGCTGCGGAAGGTCAATCCTGCTGCAGCATTGGAGGAGCTTGAAAAGCTCGAAAAGGCCAGGATGATG GAGCGAATGAGCCTGAAGCACCAGAACAGTGGGAAATGGGCAAAGTCAAAAGCAATTATGGCCAAATATGACCTGGAG GCTCGCCAAGCTATGCAGGAACAATTGGCCAGGAACAAAGAACTGACACAGAAGATCCAGTTGGCCTCCgagagtgaggaagaggagggaggcacAGAGGAAGACTGTGACCCCCTTGTCTCTGACGTGGTGAATGAGGTGCAGGTGAAGGCAAACAGACCAAACCCCTGGATGTTCAGGAATCACTCCAGTGATACCAAAGAGGCTGAAACCCAGGAGGACCCTGAAGAACTTGCAGGGTCTATGGCCCACGAGGCTTCTGAAAGTGAGGAAGAAGAAGGACCAGTGGCAGAAGAAGAAATTCTCTTGAAGGAATTTGAGGAAAGGCGATCACTTAGACAAAAGTCTGGGCTCAACCAGATTGCTGAGCCGGTGGGCAGACCAGAAACAAAAG atTCTAGTAGCCAGGCGATACTGTCTGAACTGAGGGTACTGTCTCAGAAACTCAAGAAGGAGAACCGTCAGTCCAGGAAGCAAGAAGTGAGTTCAGTGAAGACAGTTCTGGCAGTCCAGAGAGAGAAGCctgcccaggaggaagaggagcccctgttgctgcagaggctggagagagcGCAAACTCTGGATAAGCTGGAGGAGCTGAGCAAAGAAGGGTGTTTTCAAAATAAGGAGCTTCCCAGGGCAGCGGCAGAAGGGCAGTGCTTGGAGAGGAACCCAGATAATCATCTTGGTGCCcccaaggagaagaaaaagaaggagcaAATGATTGATCTCCAGAACCTCCTAAACACAAAGTCTCCTTCCGTCAAGTCTCTGGCAGTTCCCACGACGATAGAGGAGTTG gaagatgaagaagagagaGCGCAAAGGCAGATGATAAAGGAAGCTTTTGCTGGGGATGATGTCATCAGAGACttcttgaaagaaaagagagaagctgTGGAGGCGAGTAAGCCAAAGGACGTGGACCTGACTCTGCCTGGCTGGGGCGAGTGGGGTGGTGTGGGCCTAAAGCCCAGTGCCAAGAAGAGACGCCG GTTTCTCATTAAAGCCCCTGAGGGTCCtccaagaaaagacaaaaatttgcCAAATGTGATTATCAATGAGAAGCGGAACATCCATGCAGCGGCTCATCAG GTGCAGGCGCTTCCATATCCATTCACACACCATCAGCAATTTGAAAGGACCATCCAGACCCCTATAGGATCTACGTGGAACACCCAGAGGGCCTTCCAAAAGCTGACTACGCCTAAGATTGTCACTAAGCCAGGCCATATCATTAAGCCTATAAAAGCAGAGGATGTGGGCTACCGGGCTTCCTCAAGGTCGGACCTTTCTGTTGTACAGAGGAATCCAAAACGACTCTCCATACGTCACAAAAAACAGCTGAAGAAAAACTCTATAGATTGA